One segment of Senegalia massiliensis DNA contains the following:
- a CDS encoding ABC transporter ATP-binding protein: protein MENIIKIKNLNKYYGGKRVLNDINLNINKGEIIGYIGANGAGKSTTVKIMLGLVEEYSGSIEIFGENIVENPVDYKKRIGYVPETADMYENLTAREYLTFIGSLYGMDYSEADEKAQKLMDLFSIKDVYDGRINSFSKGMKQKVLIISSIINDPDILFLDEPLSGIDANSVLVFKEVLKELAKKGKTIFYSSHIMEVVEKLSDRIILLNDGEIVADGNMESLNTELKEGSLEQIFNKLTGFNEHENIAKEIVNTISRGEVNERI from the coding sequence ATGGAAAATATAATAAAAATAAAAAATTTAAATAAATATTATGGGGGTAAAAGGGTATTAAATGATATTAATTTAAATATAAATAAAGGTGAAATAATAGGTTATATAGGAGCAAATGGTGCTGGGAAATCCACTACAGTAAAAATCATGTTAGGACTTGTAGAAGAATATAGTGGCAGTATAGAAATTTTTGGAGAAAACATAGTAGAAAATCCTGTAGATTATAAAAAAAGAATTGGATATGTACCTGAAACAGCAGATATGTATGAAAATTTGACTGCTCGTGAATATCTTACTTTTATAGGAAGTCTTTATGGTATGGATTATAGTGAAGCAGATGAAAAAGCACAAAAATTAATGGATTTATTTAGTATAAAAGATGTATATGACGGAAGAATAAACTCTTTCTCAAAAGGAATGAAACAAAAGGTTCTTATAATATCAAGCATAATAAATGATCCTGACATATTATTTTTAGATGAACCATTAAGTGGTATAGATGCAAATAGTGTACTTGTATTTAAAGAAGTATTAAAAGAACTTGCAAAAAAAGGTAAAACTATTTTTTATTCATCTCATATTATGGAAGTAGTTGAGAAGTTAAGTGATAGAATTATACTTTTAAATGATGGAGAAATAGTTGCAGATGGAAATATGGAAAGCTTGAATACGGAACTTAAAGAAGGATCTCTTGAACAGATATTTAATAAATTAACTGGCTTCAATGAACATGAAAATATAGCAAAAGAAATAGTAAATACTATCTCTAGAGGTGAAGTTAATGAAAGAATATAA
- a CDS encoding aldehyde dehydrogenase, producing the protein MTEYKYILKKQREYFATGHTKDIEFRIGLLNILKQNIKKYEDDISDALYKDLGKSKFESYATEIGITLSEIDHITSNLRKWAKPKKVKSPLFQFQAKSYIYKEPLGVVFIISPWNYPFQLTLEPLLGAVAAGNCAILTVSQKVPNTTEILEKIIKETFNENHVKFIPGGSTVSKELLREKFDYIFFTGSVNIGKKIMEAASKTLTPVTLELGGKSPTIVDKDADIDIAAERIVWGKFLNSGQTCIAPDYILVQKKLKAKLIEKLKYYIEKFYGENPIESNDYPRIVNEDHFNKVSKLLLDGNILHGGKTDKLDLYIAPTIMDDVSWDDNIMKQEIFGPILPILTYENIEDAINMINSHPKPLALYLFTDNEYIEKKVIKEVSYGGGCVNDTILHLSSSELPFGGVGNSGMGHYHGKASFDTFTHEKSIFKNSKSFDFNFRYPPYSKTALKLIKKVLK; encoded by the coding sequence ATGACTGAATATAAATATATATTAAAAAAACAAAGAGAATATTTTGCTACAGGTCATACTAAAGATATAGAGTTTAGAATAGGACTATTAAATATATTAAAACAAAATATTAAGAAATATGAAGATGATATATCTGATGCATTATATAAAGATTTGGGTAAGTCAAAATTTGAATCTTATGCAACGGAAATAGGAATTACCTTAAGTGAGATTGATCATATAACATCTAATTTAAGAAAATGGGCAAAGCCTAAAAAAGTAAAATCTCCACTATTCCAATTTCAAGCAAAGAGTTATATATATAAAGAACCATTGGGAGTAGTATTTATAATATCTCCATGGAACTATCCATTTCAACTTACACTTGAACCATTACTTGGAGCAGTGGCAGCAGGGAATTGTGCTATACTTACAGTGTCCCAAAAAGTACCTAATACAACAGAAATACTAGAAAAAATAATAAAGGAAACATTTAATGAAAATCATGTAAAGTTTATTCCTGGAGGGAGTACTGTATCCAAGGAACTTTTGAGAGAAAAGTTTGACTATATATTTTTTACAGGGAGCGTAAATATAGGTAAGAAAATAATGGAGGCTGCAAGCAAAACCTTGACTCCTGTAACGCTAGAACTTGGTGGAAAATCTCCTACAATAGTTGATAAAGATGCAGATATAGATATAGCAGCTGAAAGAATAGTTTGGGGAAAGTTTTTGAATTCTGGTCAAACTTGTATTGCACCTGATTATATATTAGTTCAAAAAAAGTTAAAAGCAAAATTAATAGAAAAACTAAAATATTATATAGAGAAATTTTATGGTGAAAATCCAATAGAAAGTAATGATTATCCTAGAATAGTAAATGAAGATCACTTTAATAAAGTGTCTAAATTATTGTTAGATGGTAATATATTACATGGAGGAAAAACAGATAAATTGGATTTATATATAGCACCTACAATAATGGATGACGTTTCTTGGGATGATAATATAATGAAACAAGAAATATTTGGGCCTATTCTTCCAATATTAACATATGAAAATATTGAAGATGCTATAAATATGATAAATTCTCATCCTAAACCATTAGCACTATATTTATTTACAGATAATGAATACATAGAGAAAAAAGTTATAAAAGAAGTCTCCTATGGGGGAGGATGTGTAAATGATACAATACTTCATTTGTCATCATCTGAGCTTCCATTTGGTGGAGTGGGAAATAGTGGGATGGGACATTATCATGGTAAGGCTAGCTTTGATACTTTTACACATGAAAAAAGTATATTTAAAAATTCAAAGTCATTTGATTTTAACTTTAGGTATCCACCCTATTCAAAAACTGCTTTAAAATTAATTAAGAAAGTTTTAAAATAA